A region from the Candidatus Thiothrix putei genome encodes:
- a CDS encoding SulP family inorganic anion transporter: MGSWLVSLLSDWKERFTPYMGWIGELKNPTVLKADAMAGLTVALVLIPQSMAYAQLAGLPPYIGLYASFLPVMVAAIFGSSRQLGTGPVAVVSLMSAAAMQPYAAMGPETMIAYSAMLALMIGIFQMSLGLLRLGVLVDFLSHPVVVGFTNAGALIIATSQLPKIFGLDVKADQFEHAYEFWWATLAALTDTKMTTLMIGAFALTTLMVLKKYAPRLPGVLITVVVTTVLSWAVDYKGMGGSVIGTIPEGLPTFSMPNVSLDFKTLSSMMVTAAIIGLIGFVEAISIAKAMASQTRQRLSANQELVGQGLSNIVSGFSSGYAVSGSFSRSAVNFASGAMTGFSSVVTGLLVALTLLFLTPLLYHLPQATLAAVIIMAVVNLIKVAPIKHAWKVEPHDGVVAVVTFIATLAFAPHLDKGILLGVVLSLGLFLYRTMSPNLVEVARHEDGSMRDAAAHGLKTSDTVAVYRFDGDLYFANTGYLEGKLLNNVAQKPNLKVLILDMESIDQVDSTGEEMLEKLADRLKFAGIEFYIARTKLRVYEAFQRSGLAKHIGEERFFRERKYAINYAKEQFGDAIDIEPFKHYMPA; the protein is encoded by the coding sequence ATGGGTAGCTGGCTAGTGTCACTGCTAAGTGACTGGAAAGAGCGTTTCACGCCTTATATGGGCTGGATTGGTGAATTGAAGAATCCGACAGTGTTGAAAGCTGATGCGATGGCGGGTTTGACCGTGGCGTTAGTGTTGATTCCGCAGTCAATGGCGTATGCGCAATTAGCAGGCTTACCGCCTTATATTGGTTTGTATGCTTCCTTTTTGCCGGTCATGGTGGCGGCGATTTTTGGTTCTTCTCGGCAGTTAGGTACGGGGCCGGTCGCGGTAGTTTCATTGATGTCAGCGGCGGCAATGCAGCCGTATGCGGCAATGGGGCCGGAAACCATGATTGCTTACTCGGCGATGTTGGCGTTGATGATCGGTATTTTCCAAATGTCGCTGGGCTTATTGCGTCTGGGGGTGTTGGTTGACTTTTTGTCACATCCGGTGGTGGTTGGGTTTACCAATGCCGGGGCGTTAATCATTGCTACCTCGCAGTTGCCGAAGATTTTTGGGTTGGATGTGAAGGCTGATCAGTTTGAACATGCGTATGAGTTTTGGTGGGCAACCTTGGCAGCACTAACTGATACCAAGATGACGACATTGATGATTGGTGCATTTGCGCTGACCACGTTGATGGTTTTGAAAAAATATGCGCCGCGTTTGCCTGGGGTCTTGATTACTGTGGTGGTTACTACCGTATTGTCTTGGGCAGTGGATTACAAAGGGATGGGCGGTAGTGTTATTGGCACTATTCCGGAAGGTTTGCCAACGTTTTCAATGCCGAATGTTAGTTTGGATTTCAAAACCTTGAGTTCCATGATGGTGACGGCGGCTATTATTGGTTTGATTGGTTTCGTTGAGGCAATTTCTATCGCTAAAGCAATGGCATCCCAAACCCGTCAGCGTTTATCAGCGAATCAAGAATTGGTTGGGCAAGGTTTGTCAAATATCGTGTCGGGTTTCTCCAGCGGCTACGCAGTATCTGGGTCGTTCTCCCGTTCTGCGGTGAACTTTGCATCAGGGGCAATGACGGGATTCTCCTCGGTGGTTACGGGTTTGCTGGTGGCGTTGACATTGTTGTTCTTGACGCCGTTGCTGTATCACTTGCCTCAAGCGACCTTGGCAGCGGTGATTATTATGGCGGTGGTTAATTTGATTAAGGTTGCGCCGATTAAGCACGCTTGGAAAGTGGAGCCGCACGATGGCGTGGTCGCAGTGGTGACGTTTATTGCGACCTTGGCGTTTGCACCGCATTTGGATAAGGGTATTTTGTTGGGCGTGGTATTGTCATTGGGTTTGTTCTTGTACCGTACCATGAGTCCGAATTTGGTTGAGGTTGCACGCCATGAGGATGGTTCGATGCGTGATGCGGCTGCTCATGGTTTGAAAACTAGCGATACGGTGGCGGTCTACCGTTTTGACGGGGATTTGTATTTTGCGAATACCGGTTATCTGGAAGGCAAGTTGCTGAATAATGTTGCACAGAAACCTAATTTGAAAGTTCTGATTTTGGATATGGAATCCATCGACCAAGTAGATTCGACCGGAGAAGAAATGCTTGAAAAGCTAGCAGATCGCCTCAAGTTTGCGGGTATTGAGTTCTATATTGCGCGAACAAAGTTGCGGGTATACGAGGCATTCCAGCGTTCTGGCTTGGCGAAGCACATTGGGGAAGAGCGTTTCTTCCGTGAGCGTAAATATGCGATCAATTATGCGAAAGAGCAGTTCGGTGATGCCATCGACATTGAGCCGTTTAAGCACTATATGCCTGCTTGA
- a CDS encoding IS607 family transposase, which yields MNRLVPISEASKLLGVSVPTLRRWEAEGRLIPEHTSGKHRRYDMLKLKPELFRASEDSRKTLAYARVSSADQKDDLERQKQVLELYCAQQGWTFELISDLGSGMNYYKKGLKRLLNKILVGNVGRLVITHKDRLLRFGAELVFSICEAKQVEVVIVNKGEDTTFEEDLSTDVLEIITVFSARLYGSRSRKNKKLLDGVKKAVEESQV from the coding sequence ATGAATAGATTAGTCCCCATCAGTGAAGCATCAAAACTGCTTGGCGTGTCAGTTCCCACCCTGCGCCGCTGGGAAGCGGAAGGTCGGCTAATCCCGGAACACACTTCCGGTAAACACCGCCGTTACGATATGTTGAAACTCAAGCCGGAACTGTTCCGTGCCAGCGAAGACAGTCGCAAGACGCTTGCCTACGCCCGTGTATCCAGTGCTGACCAAAAAGACGATTTGGAACGCCAAAAGCAAGTGCTGGAACTCTATTGTGCCCAACAGGGCTGGACATTCGAGCTAATATCCGACCTCGGTTCAGGCATGAACTACTACAAGAAAGGACTGAAACGCCTGCTCAACAAGATTTTGGTTGGCAATGTCGGGCGACTGGTCATCACCCACAAAGACCGCCTGCTGCGGTTTGGTGCGGAACTGGTGTTCTCCATCTGCGAAGCCAAACAAGTGGAAGTGGTGATCGTAAACAAGGGCGAAGACACCACCTTTGAGGAAGATTTGTCAACCGATGTGCTGGAAATCATCACGGTTTTCTCGGCACGGCTGTACGGCTCACGTTCGCGCAAAAACAAAAAGTTGCTGGACGGGGTAAAGAAAGCCGTGGAAGAATCGCAAGTATGA
- a CDS encoding transposase, protein MIISHKIRLDPNHKQATYLAKAAGTARFAYNWALAEWQTQYAAWKDDNTQSKPNQMGLRRQLNAIKREQFPWMLEVTKNAPQMAIIQLGAAFKNFFTGRAKYPQFKKKGKSRDSFTLTNDQFSLDGCRIRIPNLGLVRMRETLRFSGKILSATVSRTADQWFASITVDTTSNHLPPAKNQGTVGVDLGVSALATLSTGEKVVGAKPHKALLSRLKRLSRSLSRKVKGSANRHKAKQKLAKLHARIANIRQDSLHQLTTDLTRRFHTIGIEGVNKSAVNLMPPQRCFANNASIAGFPA, encoded by the coding sequence ATGATCATCAGCCACAAAATCCGCCTTGACCCCAACCATAAGCAAGCGACGTACTTGGCGAAAGCCGCTGGTACAGCACGGTTCGCCTACAACTGGGCGTTGGCAGAATGGCAAACCCAATACGCCGCATGGAAAGACGATAACACCCAGTCAAAACCCAACCAAATGGGCTTGCGCCGCCAATTGAATGCCATCAAACGCGAACAATTCCCCTGGATGCTGGAAGTCACCAAAAACGCCCCGCAAATGGCAATTATCCAACTCGGTGCAGCTTTCAAGAACTTCTTTACGGGGCGAGCCAAGTACCCGCAATTCAAAAAGAAAGGCAAAAGCCGCGACAGTTTCACCCTCACCAACGACCAGTTCAGCCTTGACGGTTGCCGCATCCGCATTCCCAACCTTGGGTTAGTACGGATGCGGGAAACGTTACGCTTTTCCGGTAAAATTCTCTCTGCCACGGTTTCCCGCACCGCTGACCAGTGGTTCGCCAGCATCACCGTGGACACCACCTCAAACCATCTCCCGCCTGCCAAAAACCAAGGCACGGTAGGGGTGGATTTGGGCGTATCTGCACTGGCAACCCTATCAACGGGGGAAAAAGTGGTTGGGGCAAAGCCGCATAAAGCCTTGCTTTCCCGCCTAAAACGGCTCTCGCGCAGCCTGTCCCGCAAGGTCAAAGGCAGTGCCAATCGCCACAAGGCAAAACAAAAACTGGCAAAACTTCACGCACGTATCGCCAATATCCGCCAAGACAGTTTGCACCAACTCACCACGGATTTGACCCGCCGTTTTCACACCATCGGCATTGAGGGTGTGAACAAAAGTGCGGTAAACCTCATGCCGCCTCAGCGGTGTTTCGCCAATAATGCTTCCATTGCTGGTTTCCCCGCATGA
- a CDS encoding RNA-guided endonuclease TnpB family protein, translating into MNVSGMVKNRHLSRAISDMGFFEFRRQLEYKAEMRGAVVVVADRFFASSKTCSAAGCGHKVDKLPLSVREWTCPVCGAVHDRDVNAAKNLEEYAVSYTVSACGGEGSGLGRKPKTKPAPVKQEFNTMTTFS; encoded by the coding sequence TTGAACGTATCGGGCATGGTGAAAAACCGTCATTTATCCCGTGCCATCAGTGACATGGGATTCTTCGAGTTCCGGCGGCAACTGGAATACAAGGCGGAAATGCGGGGTGCGGTGGTCGTGGTGGCTGATCGGTTTTTTGCCTCCAGCAAAACCTGTTCTGCTGCTGGCTGTGGGCATAAAGTGGACAAGCTGCCACTGTCGGTACGTGAATGGACTTGCCCCGTTTGCGGTGCAGTCCATGACCGTGACGTAAATGCCGCCAAGAATTTAGAAGAATACGCCGTGAGTTACACGGTGTCTGCCTGTGGAGGGGAAGGCTCTGGTCTTGGGCGCAAGCCGAAGACGAAACCAGCCCCCGTGAAGCAGGAATTCAACACCATGACTACTTTTAGTTAG
- the gshA gene encoding glutamate--cysteine ligase: MYHLLEQHLREIDSNQLYSYLRNARTGLEKESLRVTTDSRLSQHDHPAVLGAALTHPWITTDYSESLLELITPPQERAAQALDFLLNIETFVYQQLDNELLWTTSMPCVLAGDNDIRIAEYGRSNAGRMKHIYREGLAWRYGKAMQVIAGIHFNYSIDDAFWQPWQQVQGASGELRAFRDAQYMALVRNLQRYGWLIIYLFGTSPAICKSFLGGRAVPEGMEEFNEYTLYEPFGTSLRMGNIGYTNSKENKTGVNVCYNTLDTYISSLRHAIATPHPEYVDIGVKVDGQYRQLNANILQIENEYYSTVRPKQPLQGFEKPTDALERRGIAYVELRSIDVNAFHPAGLTRRQLFFLEVFMHFCLLQESPLVSAEEFQAINLNQMLTAHRGRDPEVRLSCLGNSVLLRDQAKALLQAMRPVAEMLNAVHNEECYTDCLESQLQLVYNPDLTPSARMLEEMLANHESFFEFARRKSLEHRDYFLKRELAPSLTQELQQLAATSLIRQQALESGEKMDFDSFLNAYLSGTLVDMKN, encoded by the coding sequence GTGTACCACCTGCTGGAACAACATTTGCGTGAGATTGACAGTAATCAACTGTATTCATATTTACGCAATGCCCGCACTGGGCTTGAAAAAGAAAGCCTGCGTGTCACGACTGATAGCCGATTGTCACAACATGATCATCCGGCGGTGTTAGGCGCAGCACTCACGCATCCATGGATTACTACCGATTATTCCGAATCCTTGTTGGAGCTGATTACGCCACCGCAAGAGCGTGCCGCTCAGGCGTTAGATTTTTTACTCAATATTGAAACCTTTGTTTACCAGCAACTCGACAACGAGCTGTTGTGGACAACCAGTATGCCCTGTGTGTTGGCTGGTGATAATGATATTCGGATTGCAGAGTATGGGCGTTCTAACGCTGGGCGCATGAAGCATATTTACCGCGAGGGGCTGGCATGGCGTTATGGCAAGGCGATGCAGGTGATTGCTGGTATCCATTTCAACTACTCCATTGATGATGCATTTTGGCAACCTTGGCAGCAGGTTCAGGGGGCTTCTGGTGAGTTACGTGCGTTTCGTGATGCACAATACATGGCGTTGGTACGGAACCTGCAACGTTATGGTTGGCTGATCATTTATTTATTTGGGACATCGCCTGCGATTTGCAAAAGTTTCCTTGGTGGCCGAGCTGTTCCTGAAGGCATGGAGGAGTTCAATGAATACACGCTTTACGAGCCTTTTGGTACTTCGCTACGCATGGGTAACATTGGTTACACCAACAGCAAGGAAAACAAAACGGGGGTTAATGTTTGCTACAATACGCTGGATACGTATATCAGCAGCTTGCGCCATGCTATTGCGACCCCCCACCCTGAATACGTTGATATTGGTGTGAAGGTTGACGGTCAATACCGTCAGTTGAATGCCAATATTCTGCAAATCGAAAACGAATACTACAGCACAGTACGACCCAAGCAGCCTCTGCAAGGTTTTGAGAAACCGACCGATGCATTAGAGCGGCGTGGTATTGCCTACGTGGAGTTGCGTTCGATTGACGTGAACGCTTTCCACCCGGCAGGGCTGACCCGTCGGCAGCTTTTTTTTCTTGAGGTATTCATGCACTTTTGTTTGTTGCAGGAAAGCCCGCTGGTCTCCGCTGAAGAGTTTCAGGCAATCAATCTGAATCAGATGCTGACGGCTCATCGTGGGCGTGACCCTGAGGTGCGTTTGAGTTGTTTGGGTAATAGTGTGCTGTTGCGTGATCAAGCCAAAGCGTTACTGCAAGCGATGCGCCCTGTGGCTGAAATGCTGAATGCGGTACATAACGAAGAATGCTACACCGATTGTTTGGAGAGCCAGCTTCAGCTTGTCTATAACCCTGACTTAACGCCTTCAGCACGCATGTTGGAAGAGATGCTTGCCAATCACGAAAGTTTTTTTGAGTTTGCCCGGCGAAAATCCTTAGAACACCGTGACTACTTTCTGAAGCGTGAACTTGCACCGTCGTTGACTCAAGAACTTCAGCAGCTTGCTGCAACTTCATTAATTCGTCAGCAAGCCCTTGAGAGCGGTGAAAAAATGGATTTTGATAGCTTCTTAAATGCTTATCTTTCAGGGACTTTGGTTGACATGAAAAATTAA
- a CDS encoding RNA-binding protein — protein sequence MNIYVGNLPYKITENDLRDLFSAYGEVTSVSMIKDKMTGQSKGFGFVDMPDAAEGNAAIQGLNEQAVQGRNIKVNEAKPREDRPRDGGGRGGFGGGGGRGGDRGGFGGGGDRGGFGGGSRGGDRGGDRGGRGGDRGGFGGDRGGFGGGGYR from the coding sequence GTGAATATTTACGTTGGCAACCTGCCCTATAAAATTACCGAAAACGACTTGCGTGACCTGTTCTCCGCTTATGGCGAAGTAACCAGCGTCAGCATGATCAAAGACAAAATGACGGGGCAATCCAAGGGCTTCGGTTTTGTTGACATGCCAGATGCTGCTGAAGGCAATGCAGCCATTCAAGGTCTGAACGAACAAGCCGTTCAAGGCCGTAACATTAAAGTTAATGAAGCAAAACCACGCGAAGATCGCCCACGTGACGGTGGTGGTCGTGGTGGTTTTGGTGGCGGCGGCGGTCGCGGTGGTGATCGCGGTGGTTTTGGTGGCGGCGGTGATCGTGGCGGCTTCGGCGGTGGTAGTCGTGGTGGTGATCGCGGCGGCGACCGTGGTGGTCGTGGCGGCGACCGTGGTGGTTTCGGCGGCGACCGTGGTGGTTTCGGCGGCGGCGGCTACCGTTAA
- a CDS encoding YggT family protein, with the protein MEALQNIGIFLVEVLFSFYIGAILIRFLLALSRANFYNPLSQSLVKITNPALVPLRRIIPAIGKLDTAAIVLALGLKIIQTLLLVALQGSEVSLPVVFVYAVIDLLRTVIYIYLFALVIQAVLSWVGNSHGNPLADILHSLTEPLLRPLRQFVPVMGMIDFTPMAAMLLLYIVLIVLQSFGL; encoded by the coding sequence ATGGAAGCACTTCAAAATATCGGCATTTTTTTGGTCGAAGTCTTATTTTCGTTCTACATTGGAGCAATACTGATCCGCTTTCTGCTGGCGTTATCACGGGCTAATTTTTACAACCCACTGTCACAGTCTTTAGTGAAAATCACCAACCCAGCACTAGTTCCCCTTCGACGGATAATTCCTGCCATTGGTAAACTGGATACTGCCGCGATTGTACTTGCGCTAGGTTTGAAAATTATTCAAACACTACTACTCGTTGCCTTACAAGGTAGTGAAGTCAGTTTGCCGGTGGTGTTCGTGTATGCCGTCATTGATTTATTACGCACGGTGATCTACATCTACCTCTTCGCTTTGGTCATTCAAGCCGTACTCAGTTGGGTAGGCAATAGTCACGGCAATCCACTAGCCGACATCTTGCACAGTCTGACCGAGCCACTATTACGCCCCTTACGCCAGTTTGTACCCGTCATGGGCATGATCGACTTCACACCGATGGCAGCCATGTTGCTACTGTATATTGTGCTAATTGTGTTGCAATCTTTTGGGCTGTAA
- the proC gene encoding pyrroline-5-carboxylate reductase: protein MDTPKLAQKPTAITFIGAGNMARSLIVGLLQDQANVVLRVADPDQHQLDAIRKHWPDVMTTTENIEAMQGADVVVLAVKPQIMREVAENLASAAQLNRPLFVSIAAGIREEALNHWLGGNQAIVRCMPNTPALVQAGATGLYANLQVSDLQRSTAESLLRAVGITLWFDEEAKLDAVTAISGSGPAYFFLVMEAMQAAAEQLGLRAEDAHLLIVQTALGAAKLALESDDMPGELRKKVTSKGGTTEAALKVLTTGGLHDLFAQALQAAESRSRELAAANS from the coding sequence ATGGACACACCTAAACTTGCCCAAAAACCTACCGCCATCACCTTCATTGGTGCTGGCAATATGGCTCGCAGCTTAATTGTTGGCCTATTACAAGACCAAGCGAATGTCGTGCTGCGCGTTGCTGACCCTGATCAACATCAATTGGATGCGATCCGTAAACATTGGCCAGATGTCATGACGACCACCGAAAACATTGAAGCCATGCAAGGCGCTGATGTTGTGGTACTCGCCGTCAAACCACAAATCATGCGCGAGGTAGCAGAAAATCTCGCCAGTGCTGCGCAATTGAATCGCCCATTATTCGTATCCATCGCTGCGGGTATTCGCGAAGAAGCCCTCAACCACTGGCTAGGTGGCAATCAAGCTATCGTGCGCTGTATGCCAAATACCCCGGCACTGGTACAAGCAGGAGCAACCGGCCTGTACGCAAACCTACAAGTGTCTGACCTACAACGCAGTACCGCAGAAAGTCTGCTACGTGCCGTCGGCATTACCCTCTGGTTCGACGAAGAAGCCAAGCTGGATGCAGTGACGGCTATTTCTGGTAGCGGCCCTGCTTACTTCTTCTTGGTCATGGAAGCCATGCAAGCAGCCGCCGAACAATTGGGGCTTCGTGCCGAAGATGCTCACCTACTGATCGTGCAAACTGCGTTAGGTGCAGCTAAATTGGCGCTGGAAAGCGACGATATGCCGGGCGAGTTGCGCAAAAAAGTAACATCTAAAGGTGGCACGACTGAAGCAGCCTTAAAAGTATTAACCACAGGTGGCTTACACGACCTGTTTGCACAAGCCTTACAAGCGGCAGAAAGCCGTTCACGCGAGTTGGCAGCCGCCAACAGCTAA
- a CDS encoding DUF3301 domain-containing protein — MENLLLLGLLGLGIWFWMDSMNARERAVAAATRACREIDVQLLDQTVSLESMKPTRNRQGHLVWRRIYGFEFSAQGVERRHGRAILRGRLLEQVQLDQEEGTTIEQHES; from the coding sequence ATGGAAAATTTGCTGTTATTGGGGTTGTTAGGGCTAGGTATTTGGTTTTGGATGGATTCGATGAATGCACGGGAACGTGCAGTGGCTGCGGCTACGCGGGCATGTCGTGAGATTGACGTGCAGCTTTTGGATCAAACCGTGTCGCTGGAAAGCATGAAACCTACCCGTAATCGTCAGGGGCATTTGGTGTGGCGGCGAATTTACGGGTTTGAGTTCAGTGCACAGGGGGTAGAACGACGGCATGGTCGTGCCATTTTACGCGGGCGTCTGTTGGAACAGGTGCAGTTGGATCAGGAGGAGGGGACGACGATTGAGCAACACGAATCATGA
- the yegQ gene encoding tRNA 5-hydroxyuridine modification protein YegQ, whose product MKRPELLAPAGTLKSMRHAFAYGADAVYAGQPRYSLRVRNNEFKNDNLALGIAEAHSLGKQFFVAANISPHNSKIKTFMEDLAPVIAMNPDALIMADPGLIMLVREKWPEIPIHLSVQANTVNYATVKFWQSLGLTRVILSRELSLDEIAEIRQECPDMELEVFVHGALCIAYSGRCLLSGYFNHRDPNQGTCTNACRWEYKTTEAVEAAEGKFVPKEAVLPMDLFNQAQSMGSCGNQERHPLADKVYFLEETNRPGELMPVMEDEHGTYIMNSKDLRAVEHVQKLTEIGVDCLKIEGRTKSHYYVARTAQTYKQAIDDAMAGRSFDPKLLGVLENLANRGYTDGFYERHHTHEYQNYMQGASMGHQQQFVAEAMRVDRENGWIELDVKNRFGVGDRLEMVLPDGNNREFILDSMQTLLGDRVEVAPGSGHKMRIPLPQGVDSDMILISRFL is encoded by the coding sequence ATGAAACGCCCTGAATTGCTTGCCCCAGCGGGTACACTCAAATCCATGCGCCACGCCTTCGCCTACGGTGCGGATGCGGTCTACGCCGGACAACCGCGCTACTCGCTGCGGGTGCGCAATAATGAATTCAAAAACGACAACCTTGCACTCGGTATTGCCGAAGCGCATTCGTTGGGCAAGCAATTTTTCGTCGCGGCGAACATTTCCCCGCACAACAGCAAGATCAAAACCTTCATGGAAGACCTTGCGCCGGTGATTGCGATGAATCCCGACGCGCTGATCATGGCAGACCCCGGCTTGATTATGTTGGTACGCGAAAAATGGCCAGAAATTCCCATCCACCTTTCCGTGCAAGCCAACACCGTCAACTACGCCACGGTGAAATTCTGGCAAAGCCTCGGCTTGACCCGCGTGATTTTATCGCGGGAATTATCGCTGGATGAAATCGCCGAAATCCGCCAAGAATGCCCGGATATGGAGCTGGAAGTCTTCGTCCACGGCGCGTTGTGCATTGCGTATTCTGGGCGTTGTCTGCTTTCCGGCTATTTCAACCACCGCGACCCCAACCAAGGCACTTGCACCAATGCCTGCCGCTGGGAATATAAAACCACCGAAGCGGTCGAAGCAGCGGAAGGCAAATTTGTCCCCAAAGAAGCGGTATTGCCGATGGATTTGTTCAACCAAGCGCAAAGCATGGGCAGTTGTGGCAACCAAGAACGCCATCCGCTGGCGGACAAGGTGTATTTCCTCGAAGAAACCAACCGCCCCGGCGAACTCATGCCCGTCATGGAAGATGAACACGGCACGTACATCATGAATTCCAAAGATTTACGCGCCGTCGAACACGTCCAAAAACTCACCGAAATCGGCGTGGATTGCTTGAAAATCGAAGGGCGCACCAAATCGCATTACTATGTGGCGCGTACTGCCCAGACGTATAAGCAAGCGATTGATGACGCCATGGCAGGGCGCAGCTTCGACCCCAAATTGCTGGGCGTGTTGGAAAATCTGGCGAATCGCGGTTACACCGATGGCTTTTACGAACGCCACCATACCCACGAATACCAAAACTACATGCAAGGCGCATCAATGGGGCATCAGCAGCAATTCGTTGCCGAAGCCATGCGTGTTGACCGTGAAAATGGCTGGATTGAGCTGGATGTGAAAAACCGTTTCGGCGTGGGCGATCGGCTGGAAATGGTACTTCCCGACGGCAATAACCGCGAATTTATTCTAGACTCGATGCAAACCCTACTCGGTGATCGTGTAGAAGTAGCACCGGGCAGCGGTCATAAAATGCGCATTCCACTGCCTCAAGGGGTGGATAGCGATATGATTCTCATCAGCCGGTTCTTGTAA